In the genome of Pseudanabaena mucicola str. Chao 1806, the window TGCCGATGCTTGCCGTGAATTGTCTACACCCGTGACTGGTGGCAATGTCTCTCTCTATAACGAAACTATTGACTCTGAAGGGAACGCCCAACCCATTTATCCTACACCTGTAATTGGTATGGTCGGCTTAGTGGAAGATGTGACCAAAGTTGTCGGTCAGGGTTGGCAGAACGTCGGTGATGCGGTTTATTTACTCGGTATTGATCGCGCCAGTCTCGCAGGTTCTGAATATCTCGCCTCCGTCATTGGCGAAGTCACAGGTCGCCCCCAACCTGTTGATTTTGAGTTAGAGCGTCAAGTCCAAGCTGCCTGTCGCCAAGGCATTGCTCAAGGCTTGACTCAATCAGCCCATGACTGTGCTGAAGGTGGGCTTGCCGTCGCGATCGCTGAGTCTTCGATTTCTGGCAAACTCACGGCTCAGATTCAATTAGCCTTGCCTGAAGGTTTAAATCTCACCCAACTTCTCTTTGGCGAAGGTGCAAGTCGGATCGTCGTTTCAGTTAAATTGAGCGATCGCGACAAATGGGAAGCCTATCTTACCAGTCAGCTAGGTAATGCTTGGCAGTATATTGGTAAGGTCAGCGACGCGACTTGTGATTTGACAATTGCGGTAAATGGGGTACAAGAGATCGCAGTCTCTCTCTCGGAAATTACCAAAAACTTTAGTGAAGCGATTCCAAAGCGGATGGGACATACTTTGTAAAAAGTGATAAGTAGCTCAACTTAATTAAAACCCACATTCCGCTCGTAATGGAAGGGTAAAATAATTAGAGAAAAGCCAAAAAGAGGAGGCAGGTATTAATACAGAGATGAAAGTAACGAACCTAGAGCATCTAGGGATCGTGGCAGGAATCATCGACGAGATAGGAATCGAGGAAGAAATAAACAGGATCATCGGGAGAAGCTCAAGAGAAAAAGTAAGCGCAGGGGTAATCGTGAAAGCGATGCTACTGAATGGATTAGGCTTGAGAGTGTAAATTAAAGTGTGTAAAGTCTGGGATATATATAGAGAGATGATCAAGACACACAATTACCAACAATAAAACCGATGAATATCCGCAAAGAATTGCTAGACGAATTGCTGCAAGAATGTAAAACACCACCCGACCTATTCGGAGAAGGAGGAATCCTGAAACAACTAACCACCGCACTGGTGGAACGAGCATTAGAAGCAGAATTATCAACGCATCTAGGGTACAAGAAGCACGAATCCAGACCAGAAGGACAAAGCAACAGTCGCAACGGCTATAGCCAGAAAAAAGTCCAAGGCGACTTTGGCATAGCCGAAATTGCAATACCACGCGATCGCAACGGAGAGTTTGAACCCCATCTGGTGAAGAAAGGACAAAGCCGCTTGTCAGGACTAGACGAGAAGATCATTGCCCTATATGCCAGAGGGATGAGTGTCAGGGATATCCAGTCCCAGTTGCAAGAAATGTATGGTGTCGAGGTATCACCGACCCTGATTTCCAATGTCACTGATGAAGTGATCGATGAGGTGAAACAATGGCAAAACCGTCCCCTTGATGCGGTTTATCCAATTGTATTTCTGGACTGTCTAGTCATCAAAGTGCGAGACAATGGCAGGGTGATTAACAAGTCCCTGTACTTTGCCTTGGCGGTGAATATGGACGGATACAAGGAATTATTGGGTATGTGGATTTCACCGAATGAGGGTGCAAAATTCTGGTTATCGGTACTCACCGAAATTCGTAACCGTGGGGTCAAAGATATTTTGATTGCTTGCGTTGACGGTTTGACTGGTTTTCCCAATGCTATCGAAACGGTATTTCCTAAAACGCAGGTGCAGTTGTGCATTGTCCACATGGTCAGAAACTCGGTTGCTTTTGTACCTTGGCAACAGCGTAAGCAGATTTGTGCCGACCTCAAGGCGATTTATGCGGCGACGACGGAATCGGAGGCGGAGTTTAACCTTGAACTCTTTGCTGAAAAATGGGACAAACTATATCCCTCGATCTCCAAATCTTGGCGCAGTCATTGGGCGAACATTATCCCCTTCTTTGCGTTTCCTCTTGAGATTCGCAAAGCAATTTATACGACTAATGCGATTGAGTCGATGAATAGCAGTTTGCGGAAGGTGATTAAGTCTCAGCAGATTTTTCCGACCGATGAGGCTGCTTTCAAGCTAGTTTACTTGGCTATACGGAATATTTCTAAGAAATGGACGAGGCTCGATTCGCGATTGGAAACCTGCTCTCAATCGCTTTGCGATCCTCTTCGAGGATCGTCTCCATCTCTAGCTTCTAGACTTTACACACTTTGCTTGACAGTCTCAAGATCGGGAACATTACGTTGACTCCAAGAAGCTCCAGCCAGTTTGACCCTGAAGCCAATTTGCTTAATCGTCGATTCCACCTTGCCCGAACCAATCGGTTAGCCCAGTTGTTGATAGAGTTGATAATCAGGTAAACGTTGGTGATGCTTCCGCAGGTAATTTTGAAAACATTGGGATTGATGTTGTTTGATGGGAGACAAAAAACGCAAAGCTGACTCAACAGCACTATTCCAGAGCAAATGTTCCACCCATTTTTGCATTGATGGTAACATTTGCACCTTATGCAGATTTTCTACTAAATGAAACCAATCTAAAACTTCACGCCTAATTGATACAAGACTGCCACCAAAGAAATATTGGACTGGTATCATTTGAAAGAACATTTTTACGCTGTTGGTGGTTCTTTACGTCGTCTAGACAAGGCTGAAGATTTGCTATGGCAAGGTGATGTTGAGCAGGCTATTAACCTATTTGCAGGGTGTACTTCCAAACGATTTATCAATTTTCTAGCTTATTTACGCAATCATCGTCATCGTATTCCTGAGTATGGTTATTTACAGAAACAGGGACTTACCATTGGCTCTGGCTCTGTGGAATCAACTATTAAGCAGATTGGTCGTCGGGTCAAGATTTCTGGCGCTCAGTGGCATAGAAACAATGTTGCTCAAGTTTTGAAACATCGTTGTGCTTATCTCAATGGCTATTTCTATTCTCCTAAGTATTTCTACTCATTGCCTAATTGAGATGCTCCCTTTCAAAGCTTTTCAGTTTTTCTACTTTTACTAAAATCTGCTAAAGCATTATCGCAATCAGCCTCAGTCAACCAAATTCCAAATTAATGATAAAGGTGCAGTCAGCCTAAAAACTTGATTTACTTCTTGTTTATTTTGACAATTTTGGATTAACTCCTTCACGACAAAACCTGAAACACTAGGTAATTCTGATAAATTTGAGAATCATGCGATCGCCTCTTCTTCTACCCATAAAAAAGTGATCGCCCCTAATCAAAATAAACAACCTGCGATCGCCATTCGTATTTGAAGATAATCAATATTTACGGATTTTCAGATTTCATTAACAAGGGGTCGTCTAATTGTGATGAATTTTGCTTAATTAATCGCATTAACAATCTTAGTCCTTCATTGACTGATCCTGAATTGGGGAATAATTTAGCAACATCAGGATCTAGGGTGACGGTGACAGCGCTTTTATTTCTTCCCTGACCACGAGCAACAACGGTCATTTGAGTAAAATCATATTCAGGAAGTAAATCATCTTCCATGTCAATCTCAAAGTTCTGATTCATATGCTTGACGTTCTTTACGAGTAGCTGGACGGACGCTAATTAAACGTGTTGTATTTTGTCTTTCTGTGTAAGATACGACTAGTAGTCTACCTCTAGCCGATTCTCCCATGATAATAAAACGTTGTTCTTGAATAGAATGTGTCGGATCGGCAAAAGTTAAAAATAAAGGATCGTCAAAGACAGAGGTTGCTTCATCAAAGGATACTCCATGTTTAGCGAGGTTACTTTTGGCTTTGGTTTCGTCCCAATCAAACAGCATGGGTTAATCTTTTAACATTATTCTTAAATTATACTGGATCGCCCCCAATCAAAATCAACAACTGCGATCGCCCCTTCATCTCCCCACCACAAAGCGATCGCCCCCCAATCAAATATTAAAACAGCGATCGCCCCCAATCAAATATCAACAACCAGCGATCTCTCAAAAAATCATTTACCAAAATCGAATAAAGATAATTTGACACAATTCCTAACACCTTGCCAATCTTGCTCCGATAACTTCCCAATGACAACCAAGTTAGCTGATGGTGGCAATGTCACAATAAAACTACGAAAAACAGATGGAACTCTCAGTCCTGATGTTTGCCAATCTTGAAGTATATAATCCGTGACACCCAAATTTTTTGTCTGTGAGGTGATAAGCCCAACAATTACATCAGGTCTATTTGCATGATATGTCTGTGAAGATAAAACAACTGCTGGACGACGTTTGATACCAGTAACAGCAGGAAAATCAACGGTTACTACATCACCAGATTGAACTTTCACTCATTAATCTCCTCATCTTCAAACAAAGCAGTCGCCGCATATTGCATAGAAAAAGCAGCTAAATCTAGTTGATCTTGCTCTGTCCAAGTGTCGCTATCATCAATAACTGCAACATTTTGTTTGACTAAGCCGTTAAGAATCAAAGTCGCTAACTGTAGGCGCTCAGTTGGGGGAAGGTTTGAAATAACCTGTGTATAGATTTCCTGAACAACTTTTGGCATAAGACGTTTTTAAAAGACTACATATATTCTAATTCGCGATCGCTGCTAATCAAAATCAACAACAGCGATCGCCCCTTCATCTCCCAACAAAACAAAGCGATCGCCCCTAATCAAAATAAACAAACAGCGATCGCAAAACTAGTAATCTATTTTTGATAATGAAATCGGCACTGAATAACGGTGACTTGACTTTCATTGAAAGTATAAATAATCCGATGCTCCTGATTAATGCGTCTTGACCAATATCCTTGCAAATCAAACTTTAGTGGCTCAGGTTTTCCAATTCCCTTTGTGGGATCTTTGCAAATTTCAAGACAAATTTGAATTATTTTTCTCAATAGTTTGATGTCGTTCTGCTGCCACCAATCCAAGTCTTTTAAAGCATTCTCAGTCCAAGTAAGCCTTAACATCTATTTCTCTTACCCTTCCTTGTTCATGCTGAGAAATACCTTGATATAGGCGCTCTCTATTGGCTGGGTTGCTTAATAAATACAATGTTTCCATTAAGCTGCTATATTCTCTTTCATCCAAAATCACAATGCTCTTCTCAGGTTCTTTATAAACTGAAATAACTTCATGATTTTGCAGAACTCTCTCAAAAATTTGTGCAAATTGAGTATTGCATTCTTGGAATGTGACTTGCTGTGTTGACATGGCTTAATAGTCTCAGGTACAAGTTTGCATAATATTCTAACCTATGATCGTTTAAAGCATGATCTACTCACATTGCCCCCAATCAAATATCAATAAGCGATCGCCCCTTCATCTCCTAACCACAAAGCGATCTCTCCTAACTAAATCTTAACAAATGGCAAGACTAGCTAGGCTTTCAATATCTTTAGCCTCAAATGGCGTTTTATAAAGCTCATTTACTAACCATAAACCGCTCTTTACAATTTTCTCTTTAGGTGAACTGTTGCCAAGCCAGCCATCGGATTGCTTACATTCATCGCACCAAGATAATGTTGAAATGAGTTTTGACTCAACTTCTATCCGTTTTGCTTTACTTGTTACCTCAAAAACAGTGAAAGAGAAATTTTCTCGAATATATTCACTGACCTGTTTTTCAATAACTTGCTGATATACAAAATCAATCAAATTTAGATACTTATCTTTTGCCTTTCTAGTCGTAAGATCAATATCCCAAAATTCAAG includes:
- a CDS encoding BrnT family toxin, with product MLFDWDETKAKSNLAKHGVSFDEATSVFDDPLFLTFADPTHSIQEQRFIIMGESARGRLLVVSYTERQNTTRLISVRPATRKERQAYESEL
- a CDS encoding type II toxin-antitoxin system PemK/MazF family toxin; the protein is MKVQSGDVVTVDFPAVTGIKRRPAVVLSSQTYHANRPDVIVGLITSQTKNLGVTDYILQDWQTSGLRVPSVFRSFIVTLPPSANLVVIGKLSEQDWQGVRNCVKLSLFDFGK
- a CDS encoding Txe/YoeB family addiction module toxin — protein: MLRLTWTENALKDLDWWQQNDIKLLRKIIQICLEICKDPTKGIGKPEPLKFDLQGYWSRRINQEHRIIYTFNESQVTVIQCRFHYQK
- a CDS encoding type II toxin-antitoxin system Phd/YefM family antitoxin — encoded protein: MSTQQVTFQECNTQFAQIFERVLQNHEVISVYKEPEKSIVILDEREYSSLMETLYLLSNPANRERLYQGISQHEQGRVREIDVKAYLD